From a region of the Buchnera aphidicola str. Ak (Acyrthosiphon kondoi) genome:
- the thrC gene encoding threonine synthase, which produces MKLYNLKDHSEKVNFETAVKLGLGRQQGLFFPVELPVITPTELSKILKMDFITRSTEILSKFIYHEISKEKLYEHVKQAFSFKAPLKIKITEDIHCFELFHGPTLAFKDFGARFMAQMILSLNKKNESVTILTATSGDTGAAVAHAFYGMKNVRVIILYPKGKISELQEKLFCTLGKNIKTISINGSFDDCQKLVKEAFNDKKLKESIGLNSANSINISRLLAQICYYFEAFSLISEQERKNLVIAVPCGNFGNLTAGLLSKSLGLPIKSFIACTNANDTVPRFLKNGTWHPKKTVSTISNAMDISQPNNWTRIEELFNRKKWNLKELRFGSVSDDSTEETLQELFKLGYVSEPHAAIAYRLLRDQLKKNEFGLFLGTAHPAKFKNTVENILKNKISLPDELKNRIDLPLLSHNINPIFSKLKKFLLEK; this is translated from the coding sequence ATGAAACTTTATAATTTAAAAGATCACAGTGAAAAAGTAAATTTTGAAACAGCTGTAAAACTGGGATTAGGACGGCAACAAGGATTATTTTTTCCAGTAGAATTACCCGTTATTACACCTACAGAATTATCAAAAATATTAAAAATGGATTTTATTACTCGCAGTACTGAAATACTTTCTAAATTTATTTATCATGAGATATCTAAAGAAAAACTATATGAACATGTCAAACAAGCATTTTCATTTAAGGCTCCATTAAAAATAAAAATCACAGAAGATATACATTGCTTTGAATTATTTCACGGTCCAACATTAGCGTTTAAAGATTTTGGAGCGCGTTTTATGGCTCAAATGATATTATCACTAAATAAAAAAAATGAATCTGTTACTATTTTAACTGCAACATCAGGTGATACAGGTGCAGCAGTAGCACATGCGTTTTATGGAATGAAAAATGTACGAGTAATTATTTTATATCCCAAAGGAAAAATTAGTGAATTACAAGAAAAACTATTTTGTACATTAGGTAAAAATATAAAAACTATATCTATTAACGGTAGTTTTGATGATTGTCAAAAATTAGTAAAAGAAGCTTTTAATGATAAGAAACTTAAAGAATCAATAGGATTAAATTCTGCAAACTCTATTAATATAAGCAGATTATTAGCACAAATTTGTTATTATTTTGAAGCTTTTTCTTTAATTTCAGAACAAGAAAGAAAAAATTTAGTTATAGCGGTTCCATGTGGAAACTTTGGCAATTTAACTGCTGGACTATTGTCTAAGTCTCTTGGTTTACCAATTAAATCATTTATAGCATGTACTAATGCTAATGATACAGTACCAAGATTTCTTAAAAATGGTACATGGCATCCAAAAAAAACCGTATCTACAATCTCAAATGCCATGGATATTAGTCAACCTAATAATTGGACTCGAATTGAAGAATTATTTAATCGAAAAAAATGGAATTTGAAAGAACTTAGATTTGGTAGCGTATCGGATGATTCTACAGAAGAAACATTACAAGAATTATTTAAATTAGGTTATGTTTCTGAACCTCATGCTGCAATAGCATATCGATTATTACGAGATCAATTAAAAAAGAATGAGTTTGGTTTATTTCTAGGTACTGCACACCCAGCTAAATTTAAAAATACTGTAGAAAACATATTAAAAAATAAAATTTCGTTACCTGATG
- the thrB gene encoding homoserine kinase, with the protein MIKIYAPASIGNVGVGFDILGAAIIPINGALLGDFVTVKLSKKFNLINKGIFSDKLPKNTQQNIVWKCWLKFCHVIKKNIPVSIILEKNMPIGSGLGSSACSVVATLVAMNELCNKPLNSKELLLLMGEIEGEISGSIHYDNVAPSYLGGLQLILEDSEIISQTIPNFKNWFWIIAWPGIKVPTSEAREILPEKYKKDICIKNSRYLAGFIHASYSQQPYLAARLMQDFIAEPYRIKLLPDFLKAKEKIKKIGAISCGISGSGPTIFSISDNIHTAQKISLWLTENYLQNETGFVHICFLDSKGVRKIG; encoded by the coding sequence ATGATTAAAATTTATGCACCAGCTTCTATTGGTAATGTTGGAGTGGGATTTGATATTTTAGGTGCAGCAATTATACCTATAAATGGTGCTTTATTAGGCGATTTTGTAACAGTAAAATTATCAAAGAAATTTAACTTGATTAACAAAGGCATATTTTCTGATAAATTACCTAAAAATACTCAACAAAATATTGTTTGGAAATGCTGGTTAAAATTTTGCCATGTTATAAAAAAAAATATTCCAGTTTCTATTATACTAGAAAAAAATATGCCTATTGGATCAGGATTAGGCTCTAGTGCTTGTTCAGTAGTAGCTACTTTAGTTGCTATGAATGAACTTTGTAACAAACCTTTAAACTCAAAAGAATTATTACTTCTGATGGGAGAAATAGAAGGTGAAATATCAGGCAGTATACACTATGATAATGTTGCTCCATCTTATCTTGGAGGACTACAGCTCATATTAGAAGATTCTGAAATAATAAGTCAAACTATTCCAAACTTTAAAAACTGGTTTTGGATAATAGCCTGGCCAGGAATAAAAGTTCCAACTTCAGAAGCAAGAGAAATACTACCAGAAAAATATAAAAAAGATATTTGTATCAAAAATAGTCGTTATTTAGCTGGTTTTATTCATGCTTCATACAGTCAACAACCTTATTTAGCAGCACGATTAATGCAAGATTTCATAGCAGAACCATATCGTATTAAATTATTGCCTGATTTTTTAAAAGCTAAAGAAAAAATTAAAAAAATTGGAGCAATAAGTTGTGGGATATCTGGTTCAGGACCAACGATTTTTTCTATTTCCGACAACATACATACAGCCCAAAAAATATCTTTATGGTTAACAGAAAATTATTTACAAAATGAAACAGGATTTGTTCATATTTGTTTTTTAGATTCAAAAGGTGTACGTAAAATAGGATAA
- the thrA gene encoding bifunctional aspartate kinase/homoserine dehydrogenase I — protein MKLLKFGGTSLANAEKFLCVANIIEENIKIDQIAVVLSAPAKVTNYLVAIVEKTIENNQILETMHLAENIFIQLTNNIFKIQSNFPYQKVEKIIKNEFNKLKNIIHGVTLLKQCPDNIRAIIISRGEILSVFIMKSILESKNHSVTIINPVENFISIGNNYLDSTVDISKSKNNINNININKNDIILMAGFISGNQKKELVVLGRNGSDYSAAVLAACLDANCCEIWTDVDGVFTSDPRKISNTYLLKSMSYQEAMELSYFGAKVLHPRTIEPISQFKIPCFIKNTTNIKSIGTLICQENYSEKDFLKGVTHLDAIGMFHVSGPCVKDIGNIIPRIFTITSRNDIKILLITQSSSENKINFCVFEYDVCKILYLLNKEFQLELKDRLLNPFKIKKNLSILTVVGSKIYKKYNIASKIFSALGSSKINVLAIAQGSSKHSISLVIKKEHILRSVQSVHNILFCNKKIIHVFLIGIGGIGSTLLDQISKQKSFLNEKNVEIKICAIANSKKILFLDDTNNLSNWKNNFKKTNKKFNLELLNSLIKNNNFSNAVIVDCTSDQSLSEQYVNFIYHDFHVVTSNKKANTSEWTYYKKIRNAVAQTNKKFLYETNIGAGLPVIETLQNLFKTGDTLIRFKGILSGSLSFIFGRLEEGILLSQATREAKELGFTEPNPFDDLSGIDVARKLLILARESGYNIELKDVKIEPLLPDIFKKHEDVDKFLLKLEELDSHFLKKINLAREAGNVLRFVATIEQERKFFIKLEEVNINDPLYKVKNGENALAFYTNYYQPIPLVLRGYGAGNNVTASGVFSDLLRTLS, from the coding sequence ATGAAATTATTAAAATTTGGCGGCACTTCATTGGCTAATGCAGAAAAATTTTTATGTGTAGCTAATATTATAGAAGAAAATATTAAAATTGATCAAATTGCAGTAGTGCTTTCAGCACCGGCTAAAGTTACTAACTATCTAGTTGCGATTGTAGAAAAAACAATTGAGAATAATCAAATTTTAGAAACAATGCATCTTGCAGAAAATATATTTATTCAGTTAACAAACAATATTTTCAAAATACAATCTAACTTTCCCTATCAAAAAGTAGAAAAAATAATAAAAAACGAATTCAATAAATTAAAAAATATAATACATGGCGTCACATTGCTAAAACAGTGTCCTGATAATATTCGTGCAATTATAATTTCTCGTGGAGAAATACTTTCAGTTTTTATAATGAAAAGCATATTAGAATCTAAAAATCATAGTGTCACTATTATAAATCCTGTTGAAAATTTTATTTCTATAGGTAATAACTATTTGGATTCAACTGTTGATATATCTAAATCTAAAAATAATATTAACAATATAAATATTAATAAAAATGATATTATTTTGATGGCTGGTTTTATTTCAGGCAATCAAAAAAAAGAATTAGTAGTCTTAGGACGAAATGGTTCTGATTATTCTGCTGCAGTTTTAGCGGCTTGTTTAGATGCAAATTGTTGTGAAATTTGGACTGATGTTGACGGAGTTTTTACTTCGGATCCAAGAAAAATTTCAAATACTTATTTATTAAAATCGATGTCATATCAAGAGGCAATGGAATTATCTTATTTTGGTGCTAAAGTACTGCATCCCCGTACTATTGAACCAATTTCTCAATTTAAAATTCCATGTTTTATTAAAAATACTACTAATATTAAATCTATTGGAACTTTAATTTGCCAAGAAAATTATTCTGAAAAAGATTTTTTAAAAGGAGTAACTCATCTTGATGCAATAGGAATGTTTCATGTGTCTGGACCTTGTGTAAAAGATATAGGAAATATAATTCCGCGTATATTTACTATCACATCAAGAAATGATATTAAAATATTATTAATTACTCAATCATCTTCAGAAAACAAAATTAATTTTTGTGTTTTTGAATATGACGTTTGTAAAATTCTGTACTTATTAAACAAAGAATTTCAACTAGAATTAAAAGATAGATTATTAAATCCTTTTAAAATAAAAAAAAATTTATCTATTCTTACAGTTGTTGGATCAAAAATTTATAAAAAATATAATATTGCATCAAAAATTTTTTCTGCTTTAGGTTCTTCAAAAATTAATGTTCTTGCAATTGCACAAGGCTCTTCAAAACATTCCATTTCACTAGTAATTAAAAAAGAACATATTTTACGAAGTGTTCAAAGTGTTCATAATATACTATTTTGTAATAAAAAAATTATCCATGTTTTTTTGATAGGAATAGGTGGAATTGGTAGTACATTATTAGATCAAATATCAAAACAAAAATCATTTCTAAATGAAAAAAACGTAGAAATTAAGATTTGTGCTATCGCAAATTCTAAAAAAATATTATTTTTAGATGATACAAATAATTTATCTAATTGGAAAAATAATTTTAAAAAAACAAATAAAAAATTCAATTTAGAATTATTAAATAGTTTGATAAAAAATAATAATTTTTCAAATGCAGTCATTGTTGACTGTACATCTGATCAATCATTGTCAGAACAATATGTCAATTTTATCTATCATGATTTTCATGTGGTGACTTCAAATAAAAAAGCAAATACTAGTGAATGGACTTACTATAAAAAAATAAGGAATGCTGTTGCTCAAACAAATAAAAAATTTTTATATGAAACCAATATTGGAGCAGGATTACCAGTCATAGAAACTCTTCAAAATTTATTTAAAACAGGTGATACTTTAATTCGTTTTAAAGGAATATTATCTGGATCATTATCTTTTATCTTTGGAAGATTGGAAGAAGGTATCTTACTATCACAAGCTACTAGAGAAGCTAAAGAATTAGGATTTACTGAACCAAATCCATTTGATGATTTATCGGGTATAGATGTAGCAAGAAAACTATTAATTTTAGCGCGTGAGTCTGGATATAATATAGAACTAAAAGATGTTAAAATTGAACCTTTATTACCAGATATTTTTAAAAAACATGAAGATGTTGATAAATTCTTATTAAAATTAGAAGAACTAGATTCGCATTTTTTAAAAAAAATTAATCTAGCACGTGAAGCAGGAAATGTACTAAGATTTGTTGCAACAATAGAACAAGAAAGAAAATTTTTTATAAAACTTGAAGAAGTTAATATTAATGATCCATTATATAAAGTAAAAAATGGTGAAAATGCATTAGCATTTTATACTAATTATTATCAACCAATTCCTCTTGTACTAAGAGGTTATGGTGCTGGTAATAATGTTACAGCGTCTGGAGTATTTTCCGACTTACTGCGTACACTATCATAA
- the hpt gene encoding hypoxanthine phosphoribosyltransferase, with the protein MKHTLQVIITEKELDIRVRELGQEINKKYRDSKNKMILIALLRGSFVFIADLCRRINIKHEIDFMTTSSYGRGMLSNGDVKIIKDLDEDIYDKNVLIVEDIIDSGKTLSKVLGILKLRNPKSLSICTLLDKPECREVDISVDFIGFSILENFFIAGYGIDYAQSYRYLPYIGKVVFKK; encoded by the coding sequence ATGAAACATACTCTTCAAGTTATCATTACTGAAAAAGAACTTGATATCCGTGTCCGAGAATTAGGTCAAGAAATTAATAAAAAATATAGAGACAGTAAAAATAAAATGATATTAATAGCATTACTACGTGGTTCTTTTGTTTTTATAGCAGATTTATGCCGTAGAATTAATATTAAACATGAAATAGATTTTATGACAACTTCTAGTTATGGAAGAGGTATGTTATCGAATGGAGATGTAAAAATTATAAAAGATTTAGATGAAGATATTTATGACAAAAATGTTTTAATTGTAGAAGATATTATTGATTCAGGAAAAACTTTAAGTAAAGTATTAGGTATTTTAAAACTTAGAAATCCAAAATCATTATCCATTTGTACTCTTTTAGATAAACCAGAATGTCGGGAAGTTGATATTAGTGTTGATTTTATAGGTTTTTCTATTTTAGAAAATTTTTTTATAGCAGGTTATGGTATTGATTATGCTCAATCTTACCGTTATCTACCATACATAGGCAAAGTAGTTTTTAAAAAGTGA
- the panC gene encoding pantoate--beta-alanine ligase, with translation MYIIKKIKILHQKIILLKKTNKKIGFVPTMGNLHNGHIKLILLSKKYADIIIVSIFINPMQFDNLLDLKNYPQTFKKDCVILQKQNVDIVFFPDINEIYPNGIKNQTFVVVPKLSKILEGRSRPGHFKGVTTIISKLFNFIQPDFAFFGEKDYQQLLIIKTLVKELNYTIKIISLPIIRLKNGLALSSRNNNLNTKEKKIAPYLYKIMKKTCEKIIKEDSDIRKKIIHSSKILLIKKGFSVDIFNIYNAQTLEPPSQKIKEVIFLASAWLGKTRLIDNKKIFLIY, from the coding sequence GTGTATATTATAAAAAAAATAAAAATTTTACATCAGAAAATAATACTTTTAAAAAAAACAAATAAAAAAATAGGATTTGTTCCTACAATGGGTAATTTGCATAATGGTCATATCAAGTTAATATTATTATCAAAAAAATATGCAGATATCATTATAGTAAGTATTTTTATTAATCCAATGCAATTTGATAATTTATTAGATCTAAAAAATTACCCTCAAACTTTTAAAAAAGATTGCGTAATATTACAGAAACAAAATGTAGATATAGTTTTTTTCCCTGATATAAATGAAATATATCCTAATGGTATAAAAAACCAAACCTTTGTTGTCGTTCCTAAATTGTCTAAAATTCTAGAAGGTCGATCACGACCTGGACATTTTAAAGGTGTTACAACAATCATTTCTAAATTATTTAATTTTATACAACCAGATTTTGCTTTTTTTGGAGAAAAAGATTATCAACAATTATTAATAATAAAAACTCTTGTAAAAGAACTAAATTATACGATAAAAATAATTAGCTTACCCATAATACGCCTAAAAAATGGACTAGCTTTAAGTTCAAGAAATAACAACTTAAATACTAAAGAAAAAAAAATAGCGCCTTATTTATATAAAATCATGAAAAAAACATGCGAAAAAATCATAAAAGAAGATAGTGATATCAGAAAAAAAATTATTCACTCATCTAAAATTTTATTAATTAAAAAAGGCTTTTCTGTTGATATATTTAATATATACAATGCCCAAACATTAGAACCTCCATCACAAAAAATCAAAGAAGTTATTTTTCTAGCATCTGCATGGTTGGGAAAAACCCGTTTGATTGATAATAAAAAAATTTTTCTCATTTATTGA
- the panB gene encoding 3-methyl-2-oxobutanoate hydroxymethyltransferase codes for MERITISQLQNWKKTKKKFAAITAYDFSFSRLFSNQGIPVILVGDSLGMTIQGHTSTLPVKIKDIEYHTKAVRKGAPNTFLLSDLPFMSYYDTRETLKNTGKIIRSGANMIKIEGGKWLVEIVKELSNRSILVCGHIGLTPQSFNYLSGYKIQGRDKNDANKLIDEAYLLEESGIKMLVVECIPEKLAEKITANLSIPVIGIGSGKNTDGQILVMHDLLGITQGKIPSFAKNFLSESGSIQKAIKKYIDEVEKGIYPGKKYSF; via the coding sequence ATGGAACGTATTACAATTTCCCAATTACAAAATTGGAAAAAAACAAAAAAAAAATTTGCAGCCATTACAGCTTACGATTTTAGTTTTTCTAGACTATTTTCTAATCAGGGTATACCAGTAATACTGGTAGGCGATTCTCTTGGAATGACTATACAGGGTCATACTTCCACATTACCGGTTAAAATTAAAGATATTGAATATCATACAAAAGCAGTTAGAAAAGGAGCACCAAATACTTTCTTATTGTCTGATTTACCTTTCATGTCTTATTATGACACGAGAGAAACTCTTAAAAATACGGGGAAGATTATAAGATCTGGTGCGAATATGATAAAAATAGAAGGTGGAAAATGGTTGGTTGAAATTGTTAAAGAACTATCTAATAGATCAATATTAGTATGTGGTCATATAGGTTTAACACCTCAATCTTTTAACTATTTAAGCGGATATAAAATTCAAGGAAGAGACAAAAATGACGCAAATAAATTAATAGATGAAGCGTATTTATTAGAAGAATCTGGAATTAAAATGCTTGTGGTAGAATGCATTCCAGAAAAATTAGCAGAAAAAATAACTGCAAATTTATCTATTCCAGTTATAGGTATAGGATCAGGTAAAAATACTGACGGACAAATTCTTGTAATGCATGATTTATTAGGTATTACTCAAGGGAAAATACCTAGTTTTGCAAAAAACTTTCTTTCTGAGAGTGGAAGTATTCAAAAAGCAATTAAAAAATATATAGATGAAGTTGAAAAAGGCATTTATCCTGGTAAAAAATATAGTTTTTAA
- the dksA gene encoding RNA polymerase-binding protein DksA — MEKSKKTSSLNVLSIAGLQPYQRKIDEQYMNKDQILHFHKILATWKNQLKDEINHTLLYMQDKATNFPDPIDRATQEEEFSLDLRNRDRSRKLIKKIEITLKKIKERNFGYCSSCGIEIGIRRLEARPTADLCIDCKTLAEIREKQMTG; from the coding sequence ATGGAAAAAAGCAAAAAAACATCATCTTTAAATGTTCTTTCTATTGCAGGTTTACAACCTTATCAAAGAAAAATAGATGAACAATATATGAATAAAGATCAAATATTACATTTTCATAAAATTCTTGCGACATGGAAAAATCAATTAAAAGATGAAATTAACCATACTCTACTCTACATGCAAGATAAAGCTACAAATTTTCCAGACCCTATTGATCGAGCTACGCAAGAAGAGGAATTTAGTCTAGATTTACGAAATCGTGATCGCAGTCGAAAATTGATTAAAAAAATTGAAATTACTTTAAAAAAAATTAAAGAAAGAAATTTTGGCTATTGTAGCTCTTGTGGTATTGAAATCGGAATTCGTCGTTTAGAAGCTAGACCTACTGCTGATCTTTGTATTGATTGTAAAACATTAGCAGAAATTAGAGAAAAGCAAATGACTGGGTAA
- the truA gene encoding tRNA pseudouridine(38-40) synthase TruA: MALNNIKRFALGVEYDGSFYHGWQRQKRVSSIQEEIERALSIIANHKIDVICAGRTDAGVHSIGQVIHFSTTAVRKKSSWSIGVNSYLSKNISIVWVKSVPESFHARYSAITRSYRYIIYNYSFRSAIFQTKLNHVYRKLNVSKMHSEAQFLLGEHDFTSFRALGCQSYSPYRNIKKLNVFRFNHWVVIDITANSFLHHMVRNIVGSLIEVGMSKKKEFWMKDLLRKKDRSYAGATAPAQGLYLVYVEYPSYFNFPRSAYTSTFFE; the protein is encoded by the coding sequence ATGGCACTTAATAATATTAAAAGATTCGCTTTAGGAGTTGAATATGATGGAAGTTTTTATCATGGATGGCAGCGTCAAAAAAGAGTGTCTAGCATTCAAGAAGAAATAGAACGAGCTTTATCTATAATTGCAAATCATAAGATAGATGTAATATGTGCAGGTCGAACTGATGCTGGAGTTCATAGTATCGGACAAGTTATACATTTCAGCACTACAGCTGTTAGAAAAAAATCGTCTTGGTCAATAGGAGTCAATAGTTATTTGTCTAAAAATATTTCTATTGTATGGGTAAAATCAGTTCCAGAAAGTTTTCATGCTCGCTATAGTGCGATTACACGCTCTTATCGTTATATAATATATAATTATAGCTTTCGTTCTGCTATTTTTCAGACTAAATTAAATCATGTTTATAGGAAATTAAATGTAAGTAAAATGCATTCTGAAGCACAATTTTTATTAGGAGAACACGATTTTACATCTTTCAGAGCACTCGGTTGTCAATCATATTCTCCTTATAGAAATATTAAAAAATTAAATGTTTTTCGTTTTAATCATTGGGTAGTAATTGATATTACAGCTAATTCTTTTTTACATCATATGGTTAGAAATATCGTTGGTTCTTTAATTGAAGTTGGAATGTCTAAAAAAAAAGAATTTTGGATGAAAGATTTATTAAGAAAAAAAGATAGAAGTTATGCAGGAGCTACTGCACCAGCTCAAGGTTTATATTTAGTATATGTAGAATATCCTTCATATTTTAATTTTCCGAGATCAGCATATACTTCTACATTCTTTGAATAA
- the mrcB gene encoding penicillin-binding protein 1B codes for MNVYKYKKKRKILIKIFLFILILFIFYGLYLYIKIDRAINGKVWSFPTLIYGRIVNLEPGSLYSQKEILNLLKSTMYKKVDLVMLPGEYSVKDNTIEFIRRSFDFPDTREGEFHILLFFNKNVLTKIKNVENNRDFNFFRLEPKLIAMLKSPEGKKRIFITRNKYPEMLVKTLLAIEDKYFYEHDGIHISSIGRALLVNTIAGRTIQGGSTLTQQLIKNLFLTNTRSILRKINEMYMALILDGFYTKDRILELYLNEVYLGQDGDEQIRGFPLASIYYFGRPIDELTLDQYALLVGMVKGASLYSPWTHPNIALKRRNLVLFLLYQQKYITKKIYKDLSKRSLNVKPKGNVISPHPSFIQLVSKEFKKNINNSIENFSGLKIFTTLDTISQYAAEKAVKIGIPILKRKKRLKDLEVAMIVIDRFTGEIQAVIGSSKPEFNGYNRALKARRSIGSLSKPITYLTALSQPKKYNLNTWISNDPVSIKLDNGKYWIPKNHSFPFSRKVMLLDALINSINIPTVNLSIDIGLKNIVNTWLDLGVSKSQITAFPSISLGSINLTPIEIAQVFQIIASGGYKSTLSSVRSIISDDGKVFYQTLPQSKHIASSEASYLILYAMQQAVNSGTAKTLGIFFKKFSLAGKTGTTNNLVDNWFVGIDGKQIVITWIGRDNNKTTKLYGSSGAMQIYRRYLQYQRPISLVLKPPKNIHIFYMNNLGDLYCEKNNEYNRILPIWSIKNNKICNPKNLLEYFLTKQKRNFLFWLKDFF; via the coding sequence ATTAATGTATATAAATATAAAAAAAAAAGAAAAATTTTGATAAAAATATTTTTATTTATATTAATTTTATTTATCTTTTATGGATTGTATTTGTATATTAAGATAGATCGAGCAATCAATGGAAAAGTATGGAGTTTTCCTACTTTAATATATGGGCGAATAGTTAATTTAGAACCAGGTAGTTTATATTCTCAAAAAGAAATATTAAATCTTTTAAAAAGTACAATGTATAAAAAAGTAGATTTAGTTATGTTACCAGGAGAATACAGTGTAAAAGATAATACTATCGAATTCATACGACGTTCTTTTGATTTTCCTGATACTAGAGAAGGTGAGTTTCATATACTTTTATTTTTTAATAAAAATGTATTAACAAAAATAAAAAATGTTGAAAATAACCGTGATTTTAATTTTTTTCGTTTAGAACCTAAATTAATTGCTATGTTAAAATCACCTGAAGGTAAAAAACGCATATTTATTACAAGAAATAAATATCCAGAAATGTTAGTTAAAACACTATTGGCCATCGAAGACAAATATTTTTATGAACATGATGGTATTCATATATCTTCTATAGGTCGCGCTTTATTAGTAAATACTATAGCTGGTCGTACAATTCAAGGCGGAAGTACTCTTACTCAACAATTAATAAAAAATCTATTTTTAACAAATACTCGTTCAATATTAAGAAAAATTAATGAAATGTATATGGCTTTGATTTTAGATGGTTTTTATACAAAAGATCGAATTTTAGAACTCTATTTAAATGAAGTTTATTTAGGACAAGATGGAGATGAACAAATTCGAGGGTTTCCTCTCGCTAGTATTTATTATTTTGGTCGACCAATCGATGAATTAACTTTAGACCAATATGCTTTATTAGTTGGAATGGTAAAAGGCGCATCTTTATATAGTCCTTGGACTCATCCTAATATTGCACTAAAAAGAAGAAATTTAGTTTTATTTTTATTATATCAACAAAAATATATCACAAAAAAAATTTATAAAGATTTATCTAAGCGATCTTTAAATGTTAAACCTAAAGGAAATGTTATTTCACCTCATCCTTCTTTTATACAACTTGTTTCTAAAGAATTCAAAAAGAATATTAATAATTCAATTGAAAACTTTTCAGGACTAAAAATATTTACAACTCTTGATACTATTTCGCAATATGCAGCAGAAAAAGCTGTAAAAATAGGAATACCTATATTAAAAAGAAAAAAAAGACTAAAAGATTTAGAAGTTGCTATGATAGTTATAGATAGATTTACTGGAGAAATTCAAGCAGTTATTGGAAGTTCTAAGCCAGAATTTAATGGTTATAATCGTGCTTTAAAAGCTCGTCGTTCCATTGGTTCTTTATCTAAACCAATAACATATTTAACTGCTTTATCACAACCAAAAAAATATAATTTAAATACTTGGATCTCTAATGATCCTGTTTCAATTAAGTTAGATAATGGCAAATATTGGATACCAAAAAATCATAGTTTTCCTTTTAGTAGAAAAGTAATGTTATTAGATGCTTTGATTAACTCGATTAATATTCCCACAGTTAATCTTAGTATAGATATAGGTTTAAAAAACATAGTTAATACTTGGTTGGATTTAGGTGTTTCTAAAAGTCAAATTACTGCTTTTCCATCAATATCTTTAGGTTCTATTAATTTAACACCTATTGAAATAGCACAAGTATTTCAAATTATTGCTAGTGGAGGTTATAAGTCGACATTATCATCAGTCAGATCAATTATATCTGATGATGGTAAAGTATTTTATCAAACTTTGCCTCAATCAAAACATATAGCTTCTTCTGAAGCTTCTTATTTAATACTTTATGCTATGCAACAAGCAGTTAATAGTGGTACAGCAAAGACATTAGGAATCTTTTTTAAGAAGTTTTCTTTAGCCGGTAAAACAGGGACTACTAATAATTTAGTTGATAATTGGTTTGTAGGTATTGATGGAAAACAAATTGTTATTACTTGGATAGGCAGAGATAATAATAAAACGACTAAATTATATGGTTCTTCTGGAGCCATGCAAATTTACAGAAGATATCTTCAGTATCAACGTCCAATCTCACTAGTATTAAAACCACCGAAAAATATTCATATATTTTATATGAATAATCTAGGAGACTTATATTGTGAAAAAAATAATGAATACAATCGAATTTTACCAATATGGTCTATAAAAAATAACAAAATTTGCAATCCTAAAAATTTATTAGAATATTTTTTAACAAAACAGAAAAGGAATTTTTTATTTTGGTTAAAAGATTTTTTTTAA